The following are encoded in a window of Conger conger chromosome 19, fConCon1.1, whole genome shotgun sequence genomic DNA:
- the LOC133118804 gene encoding serine/threonine-protein kinase B-raf-like isoform X1: protein MAALSSAESPPPVFNGDAMDRDPERERGLDELGAGLDPICSGGITESQQDIPEEIWNIRQMIKLTQEHLEALLDKFGGEHNPPSIYLEAYEEYTSKLDALQQREQQLMEAMGTSGPSPSPSPCPSPCPSPSLPDLSVPLAPASLTVPQGDPSRPNPKSPQKPIVRVFLPNKQRTVVPARSGMTVRDSLKKALMMRGLIPECCAVYRIQDGEKKPIGWDTDISWLTGEELHVEVLENVPLTTHNFVRKTFFTLAFCDFCRKLLFQGFRCQTCGYKFHQRCSTEVPLMCVNYDQLDLLLVSKFFEHHPISPEDTSSGGATPVSEACPPLPPSESAGSACHPGSSPSKSIPIPQNFRPGDEDHRNQFGQRDRSSSAPNVHINTIEPVNIDDLIGGACLQRSDGAPPTQPARCLRKPRTRTASPLLYSYPNDIVFDFEPGPVFRGSTTGLSATPPASLPGSLISVKAPQKSPSQPRERKSSSSSEDRSKMKTLGRRDSSDDWEIPEGQITLGQRIGSGSFGTVYKGKWHGDVAVKMLNVTAPTPQQLQAFKNEVGVLRKTRHVNILLFMGYTTKPQLAIVTQWCEGSSLYHHLHIIETKFEMIKLIDIARQTAQGMDYLHAKSIIHRDLKSNNIFLHEDLTVKIGDFGLATVKSRWSGSHQFQQLSGSILWMAPEVIRLQDKSPYSFQSDVYAFGVVLYELMSGALPYSNINNRDQIIFMVGRGYLSPDLSRVRSNCPKAMKRLMAECLKKKREERPLFPQILASVELLARSLPKIHRSASEPSLNRAGIQTEDFSLYACASPKTPIQAGGYESAWSASRWSRLMIPGMLSLEM, encoded by the exons ATGGCGGCGTTGAGCAGCGCCGAGTCTCCACCGCCCGTCTTCAACGGAGACGCCATGGACCGTGATCCAGAACGGGAGAGAGGACTGGACGAATTGGGTGCCGGGCTCGACCCAATATGTTCCGGCGGGATCACCGAGAGCCAACAGGACATTCCCGAGGAG ATTTGGAACATCAGACAGATGATTAAACTGACACAAGAGCACCTGGAGGCTCTTCTGGATAAGTTTGGGGGGGAACACAATCCACCGTCAATATATCTGGAG gcctATGAGGAGTACACCAGTAAGCTGGATGCTCTTCAGCAGAGGGAGCAGCAGCTGATGGAGGCGATGGGGACCagcggcccctccccctccccgtccccctgcccctccccctgcccctccccgaGCCTGCCCGACCTGAGCGTCCCGCTGGCCCCCGCCTCCCTGACTGTGCCCCAGGGAGACCCCTCCCGCCCCAACCCCAAATCCCCACAGAAGCCCATTGTGCGTGTGTTCCTGCCCAACAAGCAGAGGACTGTG GTCCCGGCGCGCAGTGGCATGACTGTTCGGGACTCTCTGAAGAAGGCTCTGATGATGAGAGGACTGATCCCAGAATGCTGTGCGGTCTACAGGATCCAGGATGG GGAGAAGAAGCCCATTGGCTGGGACACGGATATCTCCTGGCTGACAGGGGAGGAGCTTCATGTAGAGGTTTTGGAAAATGTGCCCCTGACCACACACAATTTT GTGAGGAAGACGTTCTTCACCCTGGCCTTCTGCGACTTCTGCCGGAAGCTTCTCTTCCAGGGCTTCCGCTGCCAGACCTGCGGCTACAAGTTCCACCAGCGCTGCAGTACGGAGGTCCCGCTCATGTGCGTCAACTACGACCAACTGGA CCTCCTGCTGGTGTCCAAGTTCTTTGAGCACCACCCCATCAGCCCCGAGGACACGTCGTCTGGGGGGGCCACGCCCGTGTCTGaggcctgcccccccctccccccctcagaaTCCGCCGG GTCTGCCTGCCAccctggctcctccccctccaagTCCATCCCCATCCCTCAGAACTTCCGGCCAGGCGATGAGGACCACCGGAACCAGTTTGGCCAGAGAGACCGGTCCTCCTCCGCCCCGAACGTGCACATCAACACCATCGAGCCCGTCAACATCGAC GACCTGATTGGAGGCGCGTGTTTGCAGAGGTCAGATGGCG cCCCCCCGACCCAACCCGCTCGCTGTCTGAGGAAGCCCAGAACCCGGACCGCCAGCCCCCTCCTATACTCCTACCCCAATGACATTGTGTTTGATTTTGAGCCTGGTCCTGTGTTCCGAG gctCCACCACAGGGCTGTCGGCCACGccgcctgcctctctccccggcTCGTTGATCAGTGTGAAGGCCCCGCAGAAGTCCCCCAGCCAGCCCCGTGAGCGcaagtcctcctcctcctctgaggACCGCAGCAAGATG AAGACGCTCGGTCGGAGGGACTCGAGCGATGACTGGGAGATCCCTGAGGGGCAGATCACGCTGGGGCAGAGGATCGGATCGGGCTCCTTTGGGACGGTCTACAAGGGGAAATGGCACG GGGACGTGGCTGTGAAGATGCTGAACGTCACCGCGCCCACACCCCAGCAGCTGCAGGCCTTCAAGAACGAGGTGGGGGTGCTGAG AAAGACGCGTCACGTGAACATCCTGCTCTTCATGGGCTACACCACCAAGCCCCAGCTGGCCATCGTCACGCAGTGGTGCGAGGGCTCCAGCCTGTACCACCACCTGCACATCATCGAGACCAAGTTTGAGATGATCAAGCTCATCGACATCGCCCGGCAGACCGCCCAGGGCATGGA TTATTTACATGCAAAGTCCATCATTCACCGGGACCTGAAGAGCAACA ACATCTTCCTGCACGAGGATTTGACGGTGAAGATTGGGGACTTCGGTCTGGCCACAGTGAAGTCCCGCTGGAGCGGGTCGCACCAGTTCCAGCAGCTGTCTGGGTCCATTCTGTGgatg GCTCCAGAGGTGATCCGGCTGCAGGATAAGAGCCCCTACAGCTTCCAGTCGGATGTCTACGCCTTTGGGGTTGTGCTGTATGAGCTGATGTCCGGAGCCCTGCCCTACTCTAACATCAACAACCGAGACCAG ATAATCTTCATGGTGGGGCGGGGCTACCTGTCACCTGACCTGAGCCGGGTGCGCAGCAACTGCCCCAAGGCCATGAAGAGGCTGATGGCTGAGTGTCtgaagaagaagagggaggagcGGCCCCTCTTCCCCCAg atcctGGCGTCTGTAGAGCTGCTGGCTCGCTCCCTCCCTAAGATCCACCGCAGCGCGTCAGAGCCCTCTCTGAACCGGGCGGGGATCCAGACCGAGGACTTCAGCCTGTACGCCTGCGCCTCCCCCAAAACACCCATCCAGGCCGGGGGCTACG AATCAGCCTGGAGCGCCTCGCGGTGGAGTCGCCTGATGATTCCCGGCATGCTGAGCCTGGagatgtag
- the LOC133118804 gene encoding serine/threonine-protein kinase B-raf-like isoform X3, whose product MAALSSAESPPPVFNGDAMDRDPERERGLDELGAGLDPICSGGITESQQDIPEEIWNIRQMIKLTQEHLEALLDKFGGEHNPPSIYLEAYEEYTSKLDALQQREQQLMEAMGTSGPSPSPSPCPSPCPSPSLPDLSVPLAPASLTVPQGDPSRPNPKSPQKPIVRVFLPNKQRTVVPARSGMTVRDSLKKALMMRGLIPECCAVYRIQDGEKKPIGWDTDISWLTGEELHVEVLENVPLTTHNFVRKTFFTLAFCDFCRKLLFQGFRCQTCGYKFHQRCSTEVPLMCVNYDQLDLLLVSKFFEHHPISPEDTSSGGATPVSEACPPLPPSESAGSACHPGSSPSKSIPIPQNFRPGDEDHRNQFGQRDRSSSAPNVHINTIEPVNIDDLIGGACLQRSDGAPPTQPARCLRKPRTRTASPLLYSYPNDIVFDFEPGPVFRGSTTGLSATPPASLPGSLISVKAPQKSPSQPRERKSSSSSEDRSKMKTLGRRDSSDDWEIPEGQITLGQRIGSGSFGTVYKGKWHGDVAVKMLNVTAPTPQQLQAFKNEVGVLRKTRHVNILLFMGYTTKPQLAIVTQWCEGSSLYHHLHIIETKFEMIKLIDIARQTAQGMDYLHAKSIIHRDLKSNNIFLHEDLTVKIGDFGLATVKSRWSGSHQFQQLSGSILWMAPEVIRLQDKSPYSFQSDVYAFGVVLYELMSGALPYSNINNRDQIIFMVGRGYLSPDLSRVRSNCPKAMKRLMAECLKKKREERPLFPQILASVELLARSLPKIHRSASEPSLNRAGIQTEDFSLYACASPKTPIQAGGYGEFSAFK is encoded by the exons ATGGCGGCGTTGAGCAGCGCCGAGTCTCCACCGCCCGTCTTCAACGGAGACGCCATGGACCGTGATCCAGAACGGGAGAGAGGACTGGACGAATTGGGTGCCGGGCTCGACCCAATATGTTCCGGCGGGATCACCGAGAGCCAACAGGACATTCCCGAGGAG ATTTGGAACATCAGACAGATGATTAAACTGACACAAGAGCACCTGGAGGCTCTTCTGGATAAGTTTGGGGGGGAACACAATCCACCGTCAATATATCTGGAG gcctATGAGGAGTACACCAGTAAGCTGGATGCTCTTCAGCAGAGGGAGCAGCAGCTGATGGAGGCGATGGGGACCagcggcccctccccctccccgtccccctgcccctccccctgcccctccccgaGCCTGCCCGACCTGAGCGTCCCGCTGGCCCCCGCCTCCCTGACTGTGCCCCAGGGAGACCCCTCCCGCCCCAACCCCAAATCCCCACAGAAGCCCATTGTGCGTGTGTTCCTGCCCAACAAGCAGAGGACTGTG GTCCCGGCGCGCAGTGGCATGACTGTTCGGGACTCTCTGAAGAAGGCTCTGATGATGAGAGGACTGATCCCAGAATGCTGTGCGGTCTACAGGATCCAGGATGG GGAGAAGAAGCCCATTGGCTGGGACACGGATATCTCCTGGCTGACAGGGGAGGAGCTTCATGTAGAGGTTTTGGAAAATGTGCCCCTGACCACACACAATTTT GTGAGGAAGACGTTCTTCACCCTGGCCTTCTGCGACTTCTGCCGGAAGCTTCTCTTCCAGGGCTTCCGCTGCCAGACCTGCGGCTACAAGTTCCACCAGCGCTGCAGTACGGAGGTCCCGCTCATGTGCGTCAACTACGACCAACTGGA CCTCCTGCTGGTGTCCAAGTTCTTTGAGCACCACCCCATCAGCCCCGAGGACACGTCGTCTGGGGGGGCCACGCCCGTGTCTGaggcctgcccccccctccccccctcagaaTCCGCCGG GTCTGCCTGCCAccctggctcctccccctccaagTCCATCCCCATCCCTCAGAACTTCCGGCCAGGCGATGAGGACCACCGGAACCAGTTTGGCCAGAGAGACCGGTCCTCCTCCGCCCCGAACGTGCACATCAACACCATCGAGCCCGTCAACATCGAC GACCTGATTGGAGGCGCGTGTTTGCAGAGGTCAGATGGCG cCCCCCCGACCCAACCCGCTCGCTGTCTGAGGAAGCCCAGAACCCGGACCGCCAGCCCCCTCCTATACTCCTACCCCAATGACATTGTGTTTGATTTTGAGCCTGGTCCTGTGTTCCGAG gctCCACCACAGGGCTGTCGGCCACGccgcctgcctctctccccggcTCGTTGATCAGTGTGAAGGCCCCGCAGAAGTCCCCCAGCCAGCCCCGTGAGCGcaagtcctcctcctcctctgaggACCGCAGCAAGATG AAGACGCTCGGTCGGAGGGACTCGAGCGATGACTGGGAGATCCCTGAGGGGCAGATCACGCTGGGGCAGAGGATCGGATCGGGCTCCTTTGGGACGGTCTACAAGGGGAAATGGCACG GGGACGTGGCTGTGAAGATGCTGAACGTCACCGCGCCCACACCCCAGCAGCTGCAGGCCTTCAAGAACGAGGTGGGGGTGCTGAG AAAGACGCGTCACGTGAACATCCTGCTCTTCATGGGCTACACCACCAAGCCCCAGCTGGCCATCGTCACGCAGTGGTGCGAGGGCTCCAGCCTGTACCACCACCTGCACATCATCGAGACCAAGTTTGAGATGATCAAGCTCATCGACATCGCCCGGCAGACCGCCCAGGGCATGGA TTATTTACATGCAAAGTCCATCATTCACCGGGACCTGAAGAGCAACA ACATCTTCCTGCACGAGGATTTGACGGTGAAGATTGGGGACTTCGGTCTGGCCACAGTGAAGTCCCGCTGGAGCGGGTCGCACCAGTTCCAGCAGCTGTCTGGGTCCATTCTGTGgatg GCTCCAGAGGTGATCCGGCTGCAGGATAAGAGCCCCTACAGCTTCCAGTCGGATGTCTACGCCTTTGGGGTTGTGCTGTATGAGCTGATGTCCGGAGCCCTGCCCTACTCTAACATCAACAACCGAGACCAG ATAATCTTCATGGTGGGGCGGGGCTACCTGTCACCTGACCTGAGCCGGGTGCGCAGCAACTGCCCCAAGGCCATGAAGAGGCTGATGGCTGAGTGTCtgaagaagaagagggaggagcGGCCCCTCTTCCCCCAg atcctGGCGTCTGTAGAGCTGCTGGCTCGCTCCCTCCCTAAGATCCACCGCAGCGCGTCAGAGCCCTCTCTGAACCGGGCGGGGATCCAGACCGAGGACTTCAGCCTGTACGCCTGCGCCTCCCCCAAAACACCCATCCAGGCCGGGGGCTACG GAGAGTTCTCTGCGTTTAAGTAA
- the LOC133118804 gene encoding serine/threonine-protein kinase B-raf-like isoform X2, whose protein sequence is MAALSSAESPPPVFNGDAMDRDPERERGLDELGAGLDPICSGGITESQQDIPEEIWNIRQMIKLTQEHLEALLDKFGGEHNPPSIYLEAYEEYTSKLDALQQREQQLMEAMGTSGPSPSPSPCPSPCPSPSLPDLSVPLAPASLTVPQGDPSRPNPKSPQKPIVRVFLPNKQRTVVPARSGMTVRDSLKKALMMRGLIPECCAVYRIQDGEKKPIGWDTDISWLTGEELHVEVLENVPLTTHNFVRKTFFTLAFCDFCRKLLFQGFRCQTCGYKFHQRCSTEVPLMCVNYDQLDLLLVSKFFEHHPISPEDTSSGGATPVSEACPPLPPSESAGSACHPGSSPSKSIPIPQNFRPGDEDHRNQFGQRDRSSSAPNVHINTIEPVNIDDLIGGACLQRSDGGSTTGLSATPPASLPGSLISVKAPQKSPSQPRERKSSSSSEDRSKMKTLGRRDSSDDWEIPEGQITLGQRIGSGSFGTVYKGKWHGDVAVKMLNVTAPTPQQLQAFKNEVGVLRKTRHVNILLFMGYTTKPQLAIVTQWCEGSSLYHHLHIIETKFEMIKLIDIARQTAQGMDYLHAKSIIHRDLKSNNIFLHEDLTVKIGDFGLATVKSRWSGSHQFQQLSGSILWMAPEVIRLQDKSPYSFQSDVYAFGVVLYELMSGALPYSNINNRDQIIFMVGRGYLSPDLSRVRSNCPKAMKRLMAECLKKKREERPLFPQILASVELLARSLPKIHRSASEPSLNRAGIQTEDFSLYACASPKTPIQAGGYGEFSAFK, encoded by the exons ATGGCGGCGTTGAGCAGCGCCGAGTCTCCACCGCCCGTCTTCAACGGAGACGCCATGGACCGTGATCCAGAACGGGAGAGAGGACTGGACGAATTGGGTGCCGGGCTCGACCCAATATGTTCCGGCGGGATCACCGAGAGCCAACAGGACATTCCCGAGGAG ATTTGGAACATCAGACAGATGATTAAACTGACACAAGAGCACCTGGAGGCTCTTCTGGATAAGTTTGGGGGGGAACACAATCCACCGTCAATATATCTGGAG gcctATGAGGAGTACACCAGTAAGCTGGATGCTCTTCAGCAGAGGGAGCAGCAGCTGATGGAGGCGATGGGGACCagcggcccctccccctccccgtccccctgcccctccccctgcccctccccgaGCCTGCCCGACCTGAGCGTCCCGCTGGCCCCCGCCTCCCTGACTGTGCCCCAGGGAGACCCCTCCCGCCCCAACCCCAAATCCCCACAGAAGCCCATTGTGCGTGTGTTCCTGCCCAACAAGCAGAGGACTGTG GTCCCGGCGCGCAGTGGCATGACTGTTCGGGACTCTCTGAAGAAGGCTCTGATGATGAGAGGACTGATCCCAGAATGCTGTGCGGTCTACAGGATCCAGGATGG GGAGAAGAAGCCCATTGGCTGGGACACGGATATCTCCTGGCTGACAGGGGAGGAGCTTCATGTAGAGGTTTTGGAAAATGTGCCCCTGACCACACACAATTTT GTGAGGAAGACGTTCTTCACCCTGGCCTTCTGCGACTTCTGCCGGAAGCTTCTCTTCCAGGGCTTCCGCTGCCAGACCTGCGGCTACAAGTTCCACCAGCGCTGCAGTACGGAGGTCCCGCTCATGTGCGTCAACTACGACCAACTGGA CCTCCTGCTGGTGTCCAAGTTCTTTGAGCACCACCCCATCAGCCCCGAGGACACGTCGTCTGGGGGGGCCACGCCCGTGTCTGaggcctgcccccccctccccccctcagaaTCCGCCGG GTCTGCCTGCCAccctggctcctccccctccaagTCCATCCCCATCCCTCAGAACTTCCGGCCAGGCGATGAGGACCACCGGAACCAGTTTGGCCAGAGAGACCGGTCCTCCTCCGCCCCGAACGTGCACATCAACACCATCGAGCCCGTCAACATCGAC GACCTGATTGGAGGCGCGTGTTTGCAGAGGTCAGATGGCG gctCCACCACAGGGCTGTCGGCCACGccgcctgcctctctccccggcTCGTTGATCAGTGTGAAGGCCCCGCAGAAGTCCCCCAGCCAGCCCCGTGAGCGcaagtcctcctcctcctctgaggACCGCAGCAAGATG AAGACGCTCGGTCGGAGGGACTCGAGCGATGACTGGGAGATCCCTGAGGGGCAGATCACGCTGGGGCAGAGGATCGGATCGGGCTCCTTTGGGACGGTCTACAAGGGGAAATGGCACG GGGACGTGGCTGTGAAGATGCTGAACGTCACCGCGCCCACACCCCAGCAGCTGCAGGCCTTCAAGAACGAGGTGGGGGTGCTGAG AAAGACGCGTCACGTGAACATCCTGCTCTTCATGGGCTACACCACCAAGCCCCAGCTGGCCATCGTCACGCAGTGGTGCGAGGGCTCCAGCCTGTACCACCACCTGCACATCATCGAGACCAAGTTTGAGATGATCAAGCTCATCGACATCGCCCGGCAGACCGCCCAGGGCATGGA TTATTTACATGCAAAGTCCATCATTCACCGGGACCTGAAGAGCAACA ACATCTTCCTGCACGAGGATTTGACGGTGAAGATTGGGGACTTCGGTCTGGCCACAGTGAAGTCCCGCTGGAGCGGGTCGCACCAGTTCCAGCAGCTGTCTGGGTCCATTCTGTGgatg GCTCCAGAGGTGATCCGGCTGCAGGATAAGAGCCCCTACAGCTTCCAGTCGGATGTCTACGCCTTTGGGGTTGTGCTGTATGAGCTGATGTCCGGAGCCCTGCCCTACTCTAACATCAACAACCGAGACCAG ATAATCTTCATGGTGGGGCGGGGCTACCTGTCACCTGACCTGAGCCGGGTGCGCAGCAACTGCCCCAAGGCCATGAAGAGGCTGATGGCTGAGTGTCtgaagaagaagagggaggagcGGCCCCTCTTCCCCCAg atcctGGCGTCTGTAGAGCTGCTGGCTCGCTCCCTCCCTAAGATCCACCGCAGCGCGTCAGAGCCCTCTCTGAACCGGGCGGGGATCCAGACCGAGGACTTCAGCCTGTACGCCTGCGCCTCCCCCAAAACACCCATCCAGGCCGGGGGCTACG GAGAGTTCTCTGCGTTTAAGTAA
- the mrps33 gene encoding 28S ribosomal protein S33, mitochondrial has product MANLSNYGMRMARLSARIFGEVARPTDTKSMKVVRIFEETPLAKRKEVYDWYPLHKVYFALTQKLRYMGLFRDEHEDFKDEMRRLRRLRGKGPPKKGEGKRAAKRK; this is encoded by the exons ATGGCGAACCTGTCCAATTACGGCATGCGCATGGCTCGCCTGAGCGCACGCATATTTGGGGAGGTGGCGCGGCCCACGGACACCAAGTCCATGAAGGTGGTGCGGATATTTGAGGAGACCCCCTTGGCCAAGAGGAAGGAGGTGTACGACTGGTACCCCCTGCATAAGGTGTACTTCGCCCTGACCCAGAAACTCCGCTACATGGGCCTCTTCAG ggatgAACACGAGGACTTTAAGGACGAGATGCGCCGGTTGCGGAGGCTCCGGGGGAAGGGCCCCCCGaagaagggagaggggaagagagcggCCAAGAGGAAGTAG